From Paenibacillus sp. V4I7, one genomic window encodes:
- a CDS encoding (Fe-S)-binding protein, whose protein sequence is MKVSLFITCLSDLVYPVVGESMVKLLARYGVKLDFPGGQTCCGQPAFNSGYWDEARGAALTLLEAFDDSDFVISPSGSCTSMIHHYYPKLFEHDPVNLAKANRLVEKTYEFTQFLVQVLGVSDLGAMFPHKVTYHPSCHGSRLLGVKEEPKLLMQHVRDMELVPLPHAEDCCGFGGTFAVKMCDISGAMVSEKSDHVMETEAEVLVGLDMGCLMNIAGNLSYRGKPVKVMHLAELLAEGVKLAHERK, encoded by the coding sequence ATGAAAGTTTCTCTATTCATCACATGTTTAAGCGACCTAGTATATCCCGTTGTAGGTGAATCCATGGTTAAGCTCTTGGCTAGATACGGAGTGAAATTGGATTTTCCTGGCGGGCAGACATGCTGCGGTCAGCCAGCTTTCAATAGCGGTTACTGGGATGAAGCGAGGGGGGCGGCATTAACACTACTTGAGGCTTTTGATGACAGTGATTTTGTCATATCGCCATCTGGTTCATGTACGAGTATGATCCATCATTATTATCCGAAGCTTTTTGAGCATGATCCTGTGAATTTGGCTAAGGCGAACCGTCTTGTTGAGAAAACATACGAATTTACGCAGTTCCTCGTTCAAGTACTGGGTGTTTCCGACCTGGGAGCTATGTTTCCTCACAAAGTTACCTATCACCCTTCATGTCACGGTAGTCGGTTATTAGGCGTAAAAGAGGAGCCAAAGCTGCTCATGCAGCATGTTCGTGACATGGAACTGGTACCACTCCCGCATGCAGAGGATTGCTGTGGGTTTGGGGGCACGTTTGCTGTGAAAATGTGTGATATTTCCGGTGCCATGGTGTCTGAGAAATCCGATCATGTAATGGAGACGGAAGCTGAAGTGCTGGTGGGTCTGGATATGGGATGCTTGATGAACATTGCTGGAAATTTATCATACCGTGGAAAACCCGTGAAGGTCATGCATTTAGCGGAATTACTAGCTGAAGGAGTGAAGCTGGCGCATGAGCGAAAATAA
- a CDS encoding LUD domain-containing protein: protein MAKSDTAFLQKLEVEARKDQASFFENIAARLGRSKPLQTAPVHSMKGAPEFWDQVDLPLEGRIQLFMSNWHKAGGHAKRLIGMAEAEAFIEHFIEETQAKHLIIQDQPELESLGAALTDKEIDITVWNAFGVDCDGKDELIAFAAGADIGVIAAEHAIAYTGSLVITSAPTRGRSVSLLPTTLIAIIPVERLKTSLGEVLRPFDDLEMTDMPAGIHFISGPSRFADIENDLTIGVDGPSIVYALIIE from the coding sequence ATGGCTAAATCAGATACGGCTTTTCTCCAGAAGCTAGAAGTGGAAGCACGCAAGGACCAGGCATCATTTTTCGAAAATATTGCTGCACGGCTAGGAAGATCAAAGCCTTTGCAAACAGCTCCGGTACACAGCATGAAGGGGGCTCCTGAATTCTGGGATCAAGTGGATCTGCCTCTTGAAGGACGCATTCAATTATTTATGTCGAACTGGCATAAGGCTGGTGGCCATGCAAAACGATTGATAGGAATGGCTGAAGCCGAAGCCTTTATTGAACATTTCATTGAAGAGACACAAGCAAAGCACTTGATCATCCAAGATCAACCCGAGCTAGAATCCCTCGGAGCTGCACTTACGGATAAAGAAATTGACATCACGGTTTGGAATGCTTTCGGAGTTGATTGCGATGGCAAAGATGAACTCATCGCTTTCGCCGCAGGAGCCGACATTGGTGTTATAGCGGCTGAGCATGCAATTGCTTATACAGGTTCGCTTGTTATTACTTCAGCCCCGACTAGGGGAAGAAGTGTCAGCTTGCTGCCCACAACGCTTATCGCTATCATACCTGTGGAGCGACTAAAGACAAGTTTGGGTGAAGTGCTCCGGCCTTTCGATGATTTGGAAATGACGGACATGCCCGCAGGTATTCATTTTATCTCTGGTCCCAGTCGTTTCGCTGATATTGAGAATGATTTAACCATCGGTGTTGATGGCCCAAGTATTGTATATGCACTTATAATTGAATAA
- a CDS encoding AraC family transcriptional regulator, with product MDLLKNMNGALKYMEENLTNDIDFKEIARRAFCSEYHFKRMFSFLAGISLSEYIRRRRLTLAAFELKGSSVKVIDIAVKYGYNSPDSFARAFQNLHGIAPSEARNNGHSLKAYPPMTFQLSIKGGNEMIYRIEEKEAFRIVGIKKRVPIQFNGVNPEIASMWKSLDGETINNLKKLSNVEPMGLLSASTNFSEGRMEEKGEFDHYIGVATTKECPDNLTQLDVSASTWAVFEAIGPFPDTLQSVWGRIYSEWFPSSNYESIEGPEILWNENKDVTSPTFISEIWIPILKK from the coding sequence ATGGATTTGCTCAAAAACATGAATGGTGCTTTAAAGTATATGGAAGAAAATCTTACGAACGATATTGATTTTAAAGAAATAGCAAGAAGGGCTTTCTGCTCCGAATACCATTTTAAAAGGATGTTTTCCTTTCTTGCAGGTATTTCGCTATCGGAATACATCCGCCGTAGACGTCTTACTCTTGCAGCATTTGAGCTTAAAGGCAGCAGTGTAAAGGTCATTGACATTGCAGTGAAATACGGGTACAACTCACCAGATTCTTTTGCAAGAGCTTTTCAAAATTTGCATGGTATTGCACCGTCAGAAGCCAGAAATAATGGCCATTCACTTAAAGCCTATCCACCAATGACCTTCCAGTTATCTATCAAAGGAGGAAATGAAATGATCTATCGAATTGAAGAAAAAGAGGCATTTCGCATTGTTGGAATTAAGAAAAGAGTTCCTATCCAATTCAACGGGGTTAATCCGGAGATTGCGTCTATGTGGAAAAGTTTAGATGGCGAAACGATCAATAACCTCAAAAAACTTTCTAATGTCGAGCCTATGGGACTGCTTAGTGCATCCACAAACTTTTCTGAGGGCAGGATGGAGGAAAAAGGGGAGTTTGATCACTATATTGGCGTAGCAACAACGAAGGAGTGTCCAGATAACCTAACACAGCTGGATGTTTCTGCCTCAACATGGGCTGTATTCGAAGCAATCGGACCATTTCCTGATACACTACAAAGTGTATGGGGACGCATTTATTCCGAATGGTTTCCATCCTCAAACTATGAATCAATAGAAGGTCCAGAAATCCTGTGGAATGAGAATAAAGATGTAACCTCACCAACTTTTATAAGTGAAATATGGATACCGATTTTGAAAAAGTAA
- a CDS encoding AraC family transcriptional regulator — translation MEYFLRLKIQKASQMLDLTALAIKEIGNAIGITDAYYFSRLFKKMMGVSPTEYRKIPKG, via the coding sequence GTGGAGTACTTTTTACGTCTCAAAATACAAAAAGCGAGCCAAATGCTCGACTTGACCGCCCTCGCGATCAAGGAAATCGGAAACGCGATCGGCATAACCGATGCTTACTACTTCTCCAGACTCTTTAAGAAAATGATGGGGGTTTCCCCAACCGAATATCGCAAAATTCCAAAGGGGTAA
- a CDS encoding HEAT repeat domain-containing protein, with translation MKEAVRSLEQALYSKDRYVRAYAAEALTHLRTEEAVDILIRYYRTSRWCPDTSKVSTF, from the coding sequence GTGAAGGAAGCTGTCCGCTCCTTGGAGCAAGCGCTTTACAGCAAAGACCGTTACGTCAGAGCTTATGCAGCGGAAGCACTCACCCATCTGCGAACGGAGGAAGCGGTCGATATCTTGATTCGATATTACCGCACTTCCCGCTGGTGCCCGGATACAAGTAAAGTCAGTACTTTCTAA
- a CDS encoding helix-turn-helix domain-containing protein codes for MDFADLHPYVYFATRYPFSKGQTSKNRICYASSLYLISEGRGVIHTNGRTYETVAGSLVYIPAGQPHHWVADSQDPMVHICCYFDWYYIDRRAEFTHPSMICYDAATLVSTLIGPAFPYSLPEHVKVEKLRLWIDLFEKFYTNNYYTNERTYVRSLKIQSSFQQFIEFFLTFALKEEHIPNLRMSKLLERLDQDLVQGNLQPLEIYYRELRISRGYFFDLFKDATGLPPTQYVIQFRINRAKDDLLFTNLNITEIADKHGFSSLHYFSKLFRKINGLSPREFREINRDGL; via the coding sequence ATGGATTTCGCCGACTTACATCCTTATGTGTACTTTGCAACCCGGTACCCATTCTCCAAAGGACAGACTAGCAAGAATCGGATCTGTTATGCCTCCTCCCTATATTTGATCAGCGAGGGAAGAGGTGTCATTCACACCAATGGTCGCACTTATGAAACGGTAGCCGGCTCTCTCGTGTACATACCAGCAGGGCAGCCCCATCATTGGGTTGCCGACAGCCAAGACCCGATGGTCCACATCTGCTGTTATTTCGATTGGTATTACATAGATCGTAGGGCCGAATTCACCCACCCGAGCATGATCTGCTATGATGCAGCCACGCTGGTATCTACCCTGATCGGACCTGCATTTCCTTATTCTTTACCCGAGCATGTGAAAGTGGAGAAGCTGCGGCTGTGGATAGATTTATTCGAGAAGTTTTATACTAACAATTACTATACAAACGAGAGGACGTACGTTCGCAGCTTAAAGATCCAGAGCAGCTTCCAGCAGTTTATCGAGTTTTTTCTCACTTTTGCCCTGAAAGAGGAGCATATCCCCAATCTCCGCATGTCCAAGTTGCTCGAGCGATTGGATCAGGATCTGGTACAAGGCAATCTACAGCCTTTGGAAATCTATTACAGAGAGCTGCGCATAAGCCGTGGATACTTTTTTGATTTGTTCAAAGATGCAACCGGATTGCCACCAACCCAGTATGTCATCCAATTCAGGATCAATCGGGCGAAGGATGACCTCCTCTTTACGAATCTGAACATCACCGAGATCGCAGACAAGCACGGATTTTCGTCTTTGCATTATTTTTCAAAGCTATTCCGCAAGATAAACGGTCTATCACCACGGGAATTCCGAGAAATAAACAGAGACGGTCTATGA
- a CDS encoding Ger(x)C family spore germination protein: protein MRVKLFLTVCLGILLMILTGCWDIQYLTTKKMVNGISLDAAKDNQISGTVRAIILESKGGGQFDVKDEVMQATGDSVFKIGSTIDSMLPGTIEASKTHVMIIGEDLARRGIMLPLETFYRNPKGYLKTNILISTGLASEILSFKKIEKSPVAFGIKQMINGAERTTIVPEQTLYSLWSQISDPGEDTVLPMIRRIKDKALIVDSIGLFDGDKYTGVTLSREDSTILLLLKDKLNKHAFMDIPIHQSSGQSKPKKLETNVISFEVRKLKRSFEVSVDKNTQEIECSIKVDLFGAISSSPSSMGQKIDREQLNQELSASLNTQAAGVGNKLLEANCDALGIGRKLRVNHSELWKNIDWKNKYKEVKLKPSIQVHITSTGVIN, encoded by the coding sequence ATGAGAGTAAAACTTTTTCTTACGGTTTGTCTAGGAATTCTTTTAATGATCCTTACAGGGTGCTGGGACATTCAATATTTAACTACTAAAAAGATGGTAAATGGGATAAGCCTTGATGCTGCTAAAGATAACCAAATTAGTGGGACTGTTAGAGCTATCATTTTGGAGAGTAAAGGCGGCGGACAATTCGATGTGAAGGATGAAGTCATGCAAGCAACCGGGGATTCCGTTTTCAAAATTGGTTCTACGATTGACAGTATGCTTCCAGGTACCATTGAAGCAAGCAAGACTCATGTTATGATCATTGGGGAAGATCTGGCGAGACGAGGGATTATGCTCCCTTTGGAGACCTTCTACCGGAATCCTAAAGGGTATCTGAAAACGAATATTTTAATAAGTACGGGATTAGCTTCTGAAATACTATCATTTAAAAAAATAGAGAAGAGTCCAGTCGCTTTTGGCATTAAGCAAATGATTAATGGAGCAGAGAGAACAACGATTGTTCCAGAGCAAACTCTGTACTCCTTATGGAGTCAAATCTCTGACCCTGGTGAAGATACGGTGCTGCCTATGATTCGTAGAATTAAGGATAAAGCACTAATCGTTGACAGTATCGGATTATTTGATGGAGACAAATATACCGGAGTGACATTGTCGCGGGAAGACAGTACAATCTTATTGCTTCTAAAAGACAAGCTAAACAAACATGCATTCATGGATATTCCAATTCATCAGAGCTCTGGACAGAGCAAGCCTAAAAAGCTGGAGACTAATGTGATTTCATTTGAAGTACGGAAATTAAAGAGATCATTCGAAGTTTCTGTTGATAAAAATACGCAGGAAATTGAATGTTCAATTAAGGTTGACCTCTTCGGTGCCATTAGCAGCTCCCCAAGCAGTATGGGCCAAAAAATCGACCGCGAGCAGCTAAATCAAGAATTATCTGCATCACTAAACACACAAGCAGCAGGTGTCGGAAACAAATTGCTAGAAGCGAACTGCGATGCTCTTGGAATCGGCAGAAAGCTGAGAGTAAATCACTCTGAGCTGTGGAAAAACATCGACTGGAAGAACAAATACAAAGAAGTGAAGTTGAAGCCTAGTATTCAAGTCCACATAACAAGTACAGGTGTTATCAACTGA
- a CDS encoding GerAB/ArcD/ProY family transporter, with product METLLNPTISRFQLFFLIIKTQIGIGLLSLPSKIQSTAKGDAWISVLIAGVVIQLLLFVYWHLLKKFPNHTLREITVRMLGPYMGKALNLLYYVFFIVIAGYASTLYIQLVHTWMLSLTPGWVLLLLIIGTSVYLATENLRVIARFFVLTSVLFALLLLISFLTFSNDMHFSNILPIGESGGAQIFKGSESTFFSMLGFEVILYFSAHVQKSPRGLLSVISLANCFVTLFYTYFVFICLIGFSPKALQQVNEPVLFIFKGLTYQLFDRLDLIFLTIWIIPMTSTIVSYLCIAGKSLTASQSSYRKMVWISAVLIYLFAWYLSKLENLDPFSKWFEYGYLIMIAAIPILLWMISFLIKNNNKVGST from the coding sequence GTGGAAACGCTCTTGAATCCTACGATAAGCAGATTCCAATTGTTTTTTTTGATCATCAAGACGCAAATTGGAATAGGTCTCTTATCCTTGCCTTCGAAAATTCAGAGCACAGCTAAGGGAGATGCCTGGATCTCGGTTCTTATCGCAGGGGTCGTCATTCAGCTATTGCTTTTCGTGTACTGGCATCTGCTCAAAAAATTTCCAAATCACACCTTAAGAGAAATTACGGTTCGAATGCTTGGACCTTATATGGGTAAAGCTCTAAACCTCCTTTATTATGTTTTTTTTATTGTTATAGCTGGATATGCGAGTACACTCTATATTCAATTAGTTCATACTTGGATGCTCTCACTTACTCCTGGTTGGGTTCTACTTTTGCTCATCATAGGGACCAGTGTTTATCTGGCTACGGAAAATTTGCGCGTCATTGCAAGATTTTTTGTATTAACTTCCGTACTATTCGCTTTGTTGCTCCTGATCAGTTTTTTAACCTTTTCGAATGACATGCACTTTTCTAACATTTTGCCAATAGGTGAATCAGGTGGTGCGCAAATTTTCAAGGGAAGTGAAAGCACTTTTTTTTCAATGCTCGGTTTTGAGGTGATCCTCTATTTCTCCGCCCACGTACAAAAAAGTCCCAGAGGTTTGCTTAGTGTAATCTCATTAGCAAATTGCTTTGTTACCTTATTTTATACGTATTTTGTATTCATTTGCCTGATCGGATTTAGTCCTAAAGCGTTACAACAGGTGAATGAACCCGTTTTGTTTATTTTTAAAGGATTAACTTATCAACTGTTTGACCGCTTAGATCTGATCTTTTTGACGATTTGGATTATTCCAATGACCTCCACCATCGTTTCTTACCTATGCATAGCCGGAAAAAGTCTAACTGCAAGTCAAAGTTCTTATCGAAAGATGGTATGGATCAGTGCGGTTCTTATCTATCTATTTGCTTGGTATCTATCCAAATTGGAAAATTTAGATCCATTCAGTAAATGGTTTGAATATGGATACCTGATTATGATTGCAGCAATTCCAATTTTGTTGTGGATGATATCCTTCCTGATAAAAAATAATAATAAGGTCGGGTCAACATGA